The Campylobacter sp. CN_NE2 genome contains a region encoding:
- a CDS encoding LptF/LptG family permease, translating to MDRTRKYLFSNFVSSFASLFSTLFIIMSIVFFLQIARITSFIEINLSELIKLYLFMLPRILIFTVPIAFFVALTMALFRLSKENETIVIFTIGYETRKIASFFFFVAFITTAFLLFISLVMMPIAENLKENFIDYKKAKATLNIKSSEFGQKFGDWLVFIENEANENGRTIYKNLVMYNPGKKNENEQMIIAENGEFKHIKANFLVELENGKAYTMRSDSWHITEFESLIIRTLANSRVREVGAFVEYWKDMKNSQKRKKDFSIYVLVSLFPIASVFFALSFGIVTYRYEKGFVYGGIFGVLFVYFALIMILAKIPQVAVPVTFFISLIASYIYYKVKIASRY from the coding sequence ATGGATAGAACGAGAAAGTATCTGTTTTCGAATTTTGTAAGTTCGTTTGCGTCGCTTTTTAGCACACTTTTTATCATAATGTCGATTGTGTTTTTTTTGCAAATCGCACGCATTACATCGTTTATTGAGATAAATTTGAGTGAGCTTATAAAACTTTATTTGTTTATGCTTCCTAGAATTCTTATCTTTACCGTGCCGATTGCCTTTTTCGTTGCCCTTACTATGGCGCTTTTTCGCCTTTCAAAAGAAAACGAAACTATCGTCATTTTTACTATCGGATACGAAACACGCAAAATCGCTTCGTTTTTCTTTTTTGTTGCATTTATAACTACTGCTTTTTTACTTTTTATCTCGCTTGTAATGATGCCGATAGCAGAGAATTTAAAAGAGAATTTTATTGATTATAAAAAAGCAAAAGCAACGCTAAATATAAAATCTAGCGAATTTGGGCAGAAATTCGGCGACTGGCTTGTTTTTATCGAAAATGAAGCAAACGAAAACGGTCGCACGATTTACAAAAATTTAGTTATGTATAATCCGGGTAAAAAAAACGAAAACGAGCAGATGATTATCGCCGAAAATGGCGAATTTAAGCATATCAAAGCAAATTTTTTGGTCGAACTTGAAAACGGAAAAGCCTACACTATGCGAAGTGATAGCTGGCATATAACGGAGTTTGAAAGCCTGATTATCCGCACTTTGGCGAACTCTCGTGTCCGCGAAGTCGGTGCTTTTGTGGAGTATTGGAAAGATATGAAAAACAGCCAAAAACGCAAAAAAGATTTTAGCATTTATGTGCTAGTTTCGCTATTTCCGATTGCCAGTGTGTTTTTTGCGCTAAGCTTTGGGATTGTAACTTATCGCTACGAAAAAGGCTTCGTGTATGGCGGAATTTTTGGCGTTTTGTTTGTATATTTTGCACTCATTATGATACTAGCTAAGATACCGCAAGTTGCAGTGCCTGTAACATTTTTTATAAGTTTGATTGCTTCATATATTTATTATAAGGTTAAAATTGCCTCTCGTTACTAA
- a CDS encoding NCS2 family permease: protein MKFFELDENKTSVKQELNAGITTFLAMIYIVPVNAIIMSGTGMPYEALITATALITILATLFNGLYANTPVALSVGMGLNAYFTFGLCKSAEIPWQTALGIVFLSGLLFTILSFTNFRIWVIKSIPLDLRRAISAGIGAFICFIGLKQMGVIVENPATLVGLGNLKDPNVALGVFGLLIIIALFVLKVRASFILGILITSVVAWVFGISPKPEGLVSLPSSVAPIFGQLDIKGALQLAFLPFIITFFVTHLFDSIGTLTGVGNRAKIFSDEDPKGMKKLARNLTADAVGSVGGAVMGTSTVTAFAESASGVEAGGRTGLTAVFVALCFILTLFMLPLFKAIPSNAIYPVLVMVGILMFSELGKLDYSDVGILIPAFFIVMLMPFTYSITNGLSFGFISYLFVRLLQRRFSDINLGVLVLAGISLLVFAVA, encoded by the coding sequence TTGAAGTTTTTTGAGTTGGACGAGAATAAAACTTCCGTCAAGCAAGAGTTAAATGCGGGAATTACCACATTTTTGGCGATGATTTACATCGTGCCTGTAAATGCCATTATTATGAGTGGCACAGGAATGCCCTATGAAGCCTTAATCACCGCAACCGCGTTGATTACTATTTTGGCGACACTTTTTAACGGGCTTTATGCAAATACGCCCGTTGCGTTAAGTGTTGGTATGGGACTAAATGCCTATTTTACATTCGGGCTTTGCAAAAGCGCTGAAATTCCTTGGCAAACTGCACTTGGGATTGTGTTTTTAAGTGGGCTTTTATTTACGATTTTATCTTTTACAAATTTCCGAATTTGGGTTATAAAATCTATTCCGCTTGATTTACGCCGTGCAATAAGTGCTGGTATTGGTGCGTTTATTTGCTTTATTGGGCTAAAACAAATGGGCGTGATAGTCGAAAACCCTGCTACTTTGGTAGGTCTTGGAAATTTAAAGGATCCAAATGTTGCACTTGGAGTTTTTGGGCTTTTAATCATAATTGCACTTTTTGTTTTAAAGGTTAGAGCTTCGTTTATTTTGGGAATTTTGATTACTTCTGTTGTGGCTTGGGTTTTTGGAATTTCGCCTAAACCAGAAGGCTTAGTTTCGCTTCCGTCATCTGTGGCTCCTATTTTTGGGCAACTTGACATAAAAGGAGCGTTACAACTAGCATTTTTGCCGTTTATCATCACATTTTTTGTAACTCATCTTTTCGATAGTATCGGCACACTCACAGGCGTAGGAAATAGGGCGAAAATTTTTAGCGATGAAGATCCAAAAGGTATGAAAAAACTTGCACGAAATTTAACAGCCGATGCCGTTGGCTCAGTCGGTGGAGCAGTTATGGGGACTAGCACGGTTACGGCTTTTGCAGAAAGCGCAAGTGGTGTGGAAGCCGGTGGTAGGACTGGACTAACTGCTGTATTTGTCGCACTTTGCTTTATTTTGACACTATTTATGCTTCCGCTTTTTAAAGCAATTCCAAGCAATGCGATTTATCCAGTGCTAGTAATGGTTGGAATTTTAATGTTTTCTGAGCTTGGAAAGCTTGATTATAGCGATGTTGGAATCTTAATACCTGCGTTTTTCATCGTTATGCTTATGCCTTTTACTTACTCAATTACAAATGGTTTAAGCTTTGGATTTATAAGCTATTTGTTCGTTAGACTTCTTCAACGCAGATTTAGCGATATAAATTTGGGTGTTTTAGTCTTAGCAGGAATTAGTCTGCTTGTGTTTGCGGTCGCATAG
- a CDS encoding acyltransferase, whose protein sequence is MAWKTQRMFQKTQRAYDEKFENLNNSTAQNTQHNRVSDTHTHTPQRVFYPDFLRVFAIFAVIFLHVAAYKWYAFKPNTFQWQVFNFYDGLVRWCVPVFVMVSGMFLLDFKRYSESVSENFNRILKKNIFRLSVTLIVWSIFYIYFDMFLSNKFDTNPFRLTDFLFKSTKFHLWFLYMIIGLYFLAPFLQVLVRNLSKKDFELLLIVLAIFCCGYDFINIFLKFFLNKTLYFRSSVPEFSGYLIYFLAGFYFANFEISKRTRTIFYILAIIGLIFATYVNSEFALHHEKKKDFFYGYKILSTMLTSFGVFIFFKNLFAKFQNNSKFAKIITKLSALSFGIYLIHPAILDFIVKKMQITTTTLNPIIMVPLLSLAVFTISALLAFILSKIPILRKVV, encoded by the coding sequence ATGGCTTGGAAAACACAAAGAATGTTTCAAAAAACGCAAAGGGCTTACGATGAAAAATTTGAAAATTTGAATAATTCTACGGCACAAAATACGCAACACAACAGAGTCTCTGACACACACACACACACACCGCAAAGGGTTTTTTATCCTGATTTTTTAAGAGTTTTTGCGATTTTTGCGGTTATATTTTTGCATGTAGCTGCATATAAATGGTATGCTTTTAAGCCAAATACTTTCCAGTGGCAGGTTTTTAATTTTTACGACGGATTAGTTCGTTGGTGTGTGCCTGTTTTTGTTATGGTTAGCGGTATGTTTTTGCTTGATTTCAAGCGATATAGTGAAAGCGTGAGCGAAAATTTCAACCGAATTTTAAAGAAAAATATTTTTAGATTATCCGTTACGCTCATTGTTTGGAGTATTTTTTATATATATTTCGATATGTTTTTATCAAATAAATTTGACACTAATCCATTTAGATTAACCGACTTTTTATTTAAAAGCACAAAATTTCACCTTTGGTTTTTATATATGATAATCGGACTTTATTTTTTGGCCCCGTTTTTGCAAGTTTTGGTGCGAAATTTAAGCAAAAAAGATTTTGAACTTTTACTCATTGTTTTAGCGATTTTTTGTTGTGGTTATGATTTTATTAATATATTTTTGAAATTTTTTCTAAATAAAACTCTATATTTTCGTTCAAGTGTCCCTGAATTCAGTGGTTATTTGATATATTTTTTAGCCGGATTTTACTTTGCAAATTTTGAAATTTCTAAAAGAACTAGAACTATTTTTTACATTTTAGCTATTATCGGACTGATTTTTGCCACCTATGTAAATTCAGAATTTGCCCTGCACCACGAAAAGAAAAAGGATTTTTTCTATGGTTATAAAATTTTAAGCACCATGCTAACTAGCTTCGGCGTTTTTATTTTCTTTAAAAATTTATTTGCAAAATTCCAAAATAACAGCAAATTTGCAAAAATCATAACAAAGCTTTCGGCATTAAGTTTTGGAATTTACCTTATTCATCCTGCGATTTTAGATTTTATAGTTAAAAAAATGCAAATTACGACGACCACGCTAAATCCTATAATAATGGTTCCACTTTTAAGCTTGGCAGTTTTTACGATTTCTGCACTTTTGGCATTTATACTCTCAAAAATTCCTATTTTGCGAAAAGTAGTCTGA
- a CDS encoding pilus assembly FimT family protein: MKFAEAFTMIELVFIIVIVGILVAVAIPKIERNGLIEAADQIASHIRYTQQLAMSDNKFNANDPNWHRKAWRIQFHNHNSQGSASGWRYTIFWDNFNPTTDNAGNPNSENELAVDPMNPNKYLTSGFARQSFNKNHAKMNKKLNIQETYSITNVVFGGACARMTTISFDAKGRPMGQLANSAIPYDKLFHSDCTITISNDNGDSAVITITKETGYVEYTLNLR, encoded by the coding sequence ATGAAATTTGCTGAAGCCTTTACGATGATAGAGCTTGTCTTTATCATCGTAATCGTCGGCATACTTGTAGCCGTTGCGATTCCTAAAATCGAACGCAACGGTTTAATCGAAGCAGCAGATCAAATCGCTTCTCATATTCGCTATACTCAACAACTTGCGATGAGTGATAATAAATTTAACGCAAATGATCCAAACTGGCATAGAAAAGCTTGGCGAATTCAGTTTCACAATCACAATTCGCAAGGTTCGGCTTCTGGTTGGCGTTATACCATTTTTTGGGACAATTTCAATCCTACAACTGATAATGCAGGAAATCCAAATAGCGAAAACGAACTTGCCGTTGATCCTATGAATCCAAATAAATATCTAACTTCTGGTTTCGCAAGACAATCTTTTAATAAAAATCATGCAAAAATGAATAAAAAGCTTAATATACAGGAAACTTATAGTATAACAAATGTAGTATTTGGCGGGGCTTGTGCTAGAATGACTACGATTTCTTTTGACGCAAAAGGTCGTCCTATGGGGCAACTTGCAAATTCTGCGATACCTTATGACAAGCTCTTTCATAGCGATTGCACTATTACTATTTCAAACGATAACGGCGATAGCGCCGTAATCACAATCACAAAAGAAACAGGATATGTGGAATATACGCTAAATTTAAGATAA
- the uppS gene encoding polyprenyl diphosphate synthase, producing the protein MNDLNHLAIIMDGNGRWAKAHALVRTKGHEKGALVVEQICEFCIKEKIPNLTLYAFSTENWKRPKSEVDFLMKLLAKFLVDKKESFLKNGINFKAVGDITKFSDDLKEKIENTQNFTQNCANLNLNLAINYGARDEIVRICQKILANNGEICESEISAHLDTARSGDVDLLIRTGGEKRISNFLLWQASYAELAFSDTLWPEFSNEELSQIISEFKNKNRRFGGL; encoded by the coding sequence ATGAACGATTTAAATCATCTTGCTATCATAATGGACGGCAATGGGCGTTGGGCGAAAGCCCACGCGCTCGTTCGCACTAAGGGTCATGAAAAAGGGGCTTTGGTAGTCGAGCAAATTTGCGAATTTTGCATAAAAGAAAAAATCCCAAATCTCACGCTTTATGCTTTTAGCACCGAAAACTGGAAACGCCCAAAAAGCGAAGTTGATTTTTTGATGAAACTTTTGGCTAAATTTTTGGTTGATAAAAAAGAGAGTTTTTTAAAAAACGGCATAAATTTCAAAGCTGTCGGCGATATAACGAAATTTAGCGATGATTTAAAAGAAAAGATTGAAAATACACAAAATTTTACGCAAAATTGTGCGAATTTAAATCTAAATTTGGCGATAAATTACGGCGCGCGTGATGAAATCGTGCGAATTTGCCAAAAAATTTTAGCAAATAATGGCGAAATTTGCGAAAGCGAAATTTCAGCACATTTGGATACCGCTAGAAGCGGCGATGTGGATTTGCTAATCCGCACAGGTGGCGAAAAGCGCATTTCAAATTTTTTGCTTTGGCAGGCAAGTTACGCTGAACTTGCGTTTAGCGATACTTTGTGGCCTGAATTTTCTAACGAAGAATTATCGCAAATCATCAGCGAATTTAAAAACAAAAATCGCAGATTTGGAGGATTATAA
- the truA gene encoding tRNA pseudouridine(38-40) synthase TruA gives MPLVTKNSLNLGENLLKITYSYNGAKFCGSQSQPNGLSVENALKEALSHVGLFGSLTTSSRTDKGVHALSQVSTTPCPDFWDLRRLKELINRHATPYIYIKKLEFVDENFHPRFSAKARSYRYILNHGKFDPFLADFCHFYPNLDINLLNLALSNFIGKHDFSVFMKAGSEIKSPVREIYKAYAFRHKNLTIIKFKANGFLRSQVRLMVANALKSLNSGQKINFKKALTRIPAPPNGLYLERIFY, from the coding sequence TTGCCTCTCGTTACTAAAAATTCGCTAAATTTGGGCGAAAATTTGCTAAAAATCACATACTCTTACAACGGCGCAAAATTTTGTGGTTCGCAAAGCCAACCAAATGGATTAAGCGTAGAAAATGCCCTAAAAGAAGCCCTTAGCCATGTTGGGCTTTTTGGCTCACTAACCACAAGTTCTCGCACCGATAAAGGCGTTCATGCGCTTTCTCAGGTTAGCACCACGCCCTGCCCTGATTTTTGGGATTTACGCCGTTTAAAAGAGCTTATAAATCGCCACGCTACTCCTTACATTTATATAAAAAAGCTTGAATTTGTTGATGAGAATTTTCACCCGAGATTTTCTGCTAAGGCTCGTTCGTATAGGTATATACTAAATCACGGCAAATTTGATCCGTTTTTGGCTGATTTTTGCCATTTTTATCCGAATTTGGATATAAATTTGCTAAATTTAGCTTTATCGAATTTTATCGGCAAACACGATTTTAGCGTGTTTATGAAAGCAGGAAGCGAAATAAAATCTCCCGTGCGAGAAATTTATAAAGCCTATGCTTTTAGACACAAAAATTTGACGATTATCAAATTTAAGGCAAACGGCTTTTTGCGAAGTCAAGTTCGCTTAATGGTGGCAAACGCCCTAAAATCACTTAATTCGGGGCAAAAAATAAATTTCAAAAAAGCTCTCACACGCATACCTGCACCGCCAAATGGGCTGTATTTAGAGCGAATATTTTATTAA
- the mqnE gene encoding aminofutalosine synthase MqnE, with product MLELIEKLENQVRLNFDEAVKLWDLDLLQLAKFANKIREQKNGKKVYFNSNRHINPSNLCADTCKFCAFSAHRKNEKQSYTMSEEEIMAIARDVAGRGVKELHIVSSHNPNITPEWYFGIFKKIKIEFPNLHIKAMTAAEVDFFKRKWKMPYEETLKAMIESGVDSMPGGGAEIFDEGIREQICKGKVSSENWLEIHKIWHKMGRWSNATMLFGHIENFAHRTDHILRIRALQDEALKNGNGGGFNAFIPLVYQRENNFLEVPKAMGSAEILKTIAISRILLDNVTHIKAYWATSTLNLALVAQEFGADDIDGTIENESIQSSAGAKSKKGQSKKDFIDMVQTAGLIPVERDSLYNEIQIYDN from the coding sequence ATCTTGGAACTTATCGAAAAATTAGAAAATCAAGTTAGATTAAATTTTGACGAAGCTGTGAAATTATGGGATTTGGATTTGCTCCAACTAGCTAAATTTGCCAATAAAATTAGAGAGCAAAAAAACGGCAAAAAGGTTTATTTTAACTCAAATCGCCATATAAATCCGTCAAATTTGTGTGCCGATACCTGTAAATTTTGTGCTTTTTCAGCTCATCGCAAAAATGAGAAGCAATCTTATACGATGAGCGAAGAAGAGATTATGGCTATCGCAAGAGATGTCGCGGGGCGTGGCGTAAAAGAGCTTCATATCGTAAGCTCACACAATCCAAACATAACGCCAGAATGGTATTTTGGGATTTTTAAAAAAATTAAAATCGAATTTCCAAATTTGCATATTAAGGCAATGACAGCAGCAGAAGTGGATTTTTTCAAACGAAAATGGAAAATGCCTTATGAAGAAACGCTAAAAGCTATGATAGAAAGTGGCGTCGATAGTATGCCGGGCGGCGGTGCTGAGATATTTGATGAAGGCATTAGAGAGCAAATTTGTAAAGGAAAAGTTAGCTCAGAAAATTGGCTAGAAATTCATAAAATTTGGCATAAAATGGGTAGATGGAGCAACGCAACTATGCTTTTTGGGCATATTGAAAATTTTGCTCATCGCACAGATCACATTTTGCGAATTCGCGCTTTGCAAGACGAAGCTCTTAAAAACGGCAACGGTGGCGGATTTAACGCATTTATCCCGCTTGTGTATCAAAGAGAAAATAATTTTTTAGAAGTGCCAAAAGCTATGGGCTCGGCTGAGATTTTAAAAACGATTGCCATTTCTCGTATTTTGCTTGATAATGTTACGCACATAAAGGCGTATTGGGCGACTTCGACACTAAATTTGGCGTTAGTGGCGCAAGAATTTGGTGCTGATGATATTGACGGCACGATTGAAAATGAAAGCATACAAAGCAGTGCTGGTGCAAAAAGCAAAAAAGGTCAGAGCAAAAAAGATTTTATCGATATGGTGCAAACGGCAGGATTAATCCCAGTAGAGCGCGATAGTTTGTATAATGAAATCCAAATTTATGATAATTAA
- a CDS encoding MFS transporter yields MKNFNLLILYFCTVLTMCVMYATQPLQPHFEQILEISKFQASIFTTAILVPLAFASIIYGYFLEKISIRKVLIGVFFIFSVSEFIFAFCDSYAVMISIRIMQGFIVPAALTGIMSYISQSVSHAKVASAMGAYIGITIAGGFIGRFLSGFFTDVFGWRFFFILLGILTLIACVLLLKTLDEIKTKFVKPRLRNISQILSIPRNIYIYLAIFGVFFVFQAVLNILPFELVRLDGAFSGSKTGFMYVGYIIGIFISFNVAKIVNLSKTASNAIFIGIIIYIISLGFLMIESFYAIFASMLVFYAGSFTAHSVATAHVNKKATSHKGITNGLYVSFYYAGGALGSFVPGVIYEFGGWNMFLSALAILLCVSLFFIWKLKKYEKSKNLS; encoded by the coding sequence TTGAAAAATTTTAATTTGCTCATTTTGTATTTTTGCACGGTTCTTACGATGTGCGTCATGTATGCCACGCAGCCGTTGCAACCACATTTTGAGCAAATTTTAGAGATTTCTAAATTTCAAGCCTCCATTTTTACAACTGCGATTTTAGTTCCACTTGCGTTTGCGTCGATTATTTATGGCTATTTTTTGGAAAAAATTTCTATACGAAAAGTGCTAATCGGCGTATTTTTTATATTTTCTGTGAGTGAATTTATCTTTGCATTTTGCGATTCATACGCTGTTATGATTAGCATTAGGATTATGCAAGGTTTTATCGTTCCTGCTGCGCTAACAGGCATTATGAGTTATATTTCGCAAAGTGTCAGCCACGCAAAAGTAGCTTCTGCGATGGGAGCTTATATCGGTATTACCATTGCCGGTGGTTTTATCGGGCGGTTTTTAAGCGGATTTTTTACAGATGTTTTTGGGTGGAGATTTTTCTTTATTCTGCTTGGAATTTTAACGCTCATTGCTTGTGTTTTATTGCTTAAAACGCTAGATGAAATAAAGACCAAATTCGTAAAACCGCGCCTTAGAAATATATCGCAAATTCTCTCAATCCCACGAAATATTTATATTTATTTAGCGATTTTTGGCGTGTTTTTCGTTTTTCAAGCCGTTTTAAATATATTGCCTTTTGAGCTAGTCAGGCTTGATGGCGCATTTAGCGGATCAAAAACAGGCTTTATGTATGTAGGTTATATTATCGGAATTTTTATATCTTTTAATGTAGCAAAAATCGTAAATTTAAGCAAAACTGCGAGCAATGCTATTTTTATCGGCATTATTATTTATATCATTTCGCTTGGATTTTTGATGATAGAGAGCTTTTATGCTATCTTTGCTTCTATGCTTGTTTTTTACGCAGGAAGTTTTACTGCTCACTCGGTGGCAACGGCACATGTAAATAAAAAAGCGACTTCGCACAAAGGCATTACAAACGGACTTTATGTTAGTTTTTACTATGCAGGCGGCGCACTTGGTAGCTTTGTGCCAGGTGTGATTTATGAATTTGGCGGTTGGAATATGTTTTTGAGCGCATTGGCGATTTTGCTGTGTGTTTCGCTGTTTTTTATTTGGAAGTTGAAAAAATATGAAAAATCAAAAAATTTATCATAA
- a CDS encoding phosphoribosyltransferase → MRYYGFEEFDKDVREISKRVRDEFAPDCIVAIARGGLTFAHGISNALNLRNISCINSIHYSDVYEEMRKLDTIEVFNIPDLSKFNKVVLVDDIIDSGDSMVEIKRILLERFPHIDLKTVVIFYKTNALIKPDFAVKQTDEWINFFWENITI, encoded by the coding sequence ATGAGATATTATGGATTTGAAGAATTTGATAAAGATGTAAGAGAGATTTCAAAACGCGTCAGGGACGAATTTGCCCCTGATTGTATAGTTGCGATTGCTAGGGGTGGGCTAACTTTTGCTCACGGTATTTCAAATGCACTAAATTTAAGGAACATTAGTTGTATAAATTCTATCCATTACAGCGATGTTTATGAAGAGATGCGAAAGCTCGATACAATCGAAGTTTTTAATATCCCTGATCTTAGCAAATTTAATAAAGTCGTCTTAGTCGATGATATTATCGATAGTGGCGATAGCATGGTTGAGATCAAGCGAATTTTGTTGGAGAGATTTCCACATATTGACCTTAAAACGGTTGTGATTTTTTATAAAACTAATGCTTTGATTAAGCCTGATTTTGCGGTTAAACAAACGGACGAGTGGATAAATTTTTTCTGGGAAAATATAACGATTTAG
- a CDS encoding prepilin peptidase, which produces MQLDTLYGVVFFILGLCIGSFSNVLIYRLPRNESINFPASHCTSCNTPLRFYHNIPLFSWIFLRGKCAFCKEKISFQYPLVELLGGLLMWIAYYFEPNLIKAAILGLCFIVLLALSAIDLKYKAVPDSLLYVSLVLAVIYSLLFEFSFDGIIAGAIFAFAFWLLGKIVWKIKGQQALGEADIYIVAVMGAILGLSQGSLAILIGALLTIPAFAIANQKNYELPFVPFLALGLLITYMFGEKIVTFLKDVGILI; this is translated from the coding sequence ATGCAATTAGACACACTTTACGGCGTAGTTTTTTTTATTTTAGGGCTTTGTATCGGCTCATTTAGCAATGTTTTGATTTATCGTTTGCCACGAAACGAAAGCATAAATTTCCCCGCTTCGCACTGCACGAGTTGCAACACGCCACTGAGATTTTATCACAATATTCCGCTTTTTTCTTGGATATTTTTACGCGGAAAATGCGCATTTTGCAAAGAAAAAATCAGCTTTCAATATCCGCTTGTCGAGCTTTTGGGCGGTTTGCTTATGTGGATTGCATATTATTTTGAACCAAATTTAATCAAAGCCGCGATTTTAGGGCTTTGTTTTATCGTGCTTTTAGCTCTTTCGGCGATCGACCTTAAATACAAAGCAGTTCCTGATTCGCTTCTTTATGTAAGTTTGGTTTTAGCCGTTATTTACTCGCTTTTATTCGAATTTAGCTTCGACGGCATTATCGCGGGTGCGATTTTTGCGTTTGCGTTTTGGCTACTTGGCAAAATCGTTTGGAAAATCAAAGGACAACAAGCCTTAGGCGAAGCAGATATTTACATAGTCGCTGTTATGGGGGCGATTTTAGGGCTTTCGCAAGGCTCGTTAGCCATACTAATCGGTGCTTTGCTTACAATTCCCGCCTTTGCAATCGCAAATCAAAAAAACTATGAGCTTCCGTTTGTGCCGTTTTTGGCACTTGGGCTACTCATAACCTATATGTTTGGCGAAAAAATCGTTACATTTTTAAAAGATGTGGGAATTTTGATCTAA
- a CDS encoding pilus assembly FimT family protein — protein MKTFRAFTMIELVFIIVVVGILAAVAIPKVERNGLIEAADQLSSHIRYTQQLAMNDNKFNANDDNWHRKGWRIEFDGTRYFIYSDIDASGTPQANEYAVDPMNPAKFLTSAGTGTDATNQNKKLNLANTYSITNIALESGCDGENHIMFDFKGRPMADNENLYDGLYTATCTITLTNEAGQTATIYVQPETGYVGATSTQSPNGDILYAGPGF, from the coding sequence ATGAAAACTTTTAGAGCTTTTACGATGATTGAGCTTGTTTTTATCATCGTTGTTGTCGGAATTCTAGCCGCAGTTGCCATACCAAAGGTAGAGCGTAATGGCTTAATCGAAGCAGCAGATCAACTCTCTTCTCATATTCGCTATACGCAACAACTTGCGATGAATGATAATAAATTCAATGCAAATGATGATAATTGGCATAGAAAAGGTTGGAGAATTGAGTTTGACGGAACTAGATATTTTATTTATAGCGATATTGACGCTAGTGGAACCCCGCAAGCTAATGAATATGCAGTTGATCCGATGAATCCTGCTAAGTTTTTAACATCGGCAGGGACTGGAACTGACGCTACTAATCAAAATAAAAAATTAAATTTAGCAAATACATATTCTATAACAAATATAGCTCTTGAAAGTGGTTGCGATGGAGAAAATCACATTATGTTTGATTTCAAAGGTCGCCCTATGGCTGATAATGAAAATTTATATGACGGGCTATATACTGCTACTTGCACTATAACTTTGACAAATGAAGCAGGGCAAACAGCGACAATCTATGTTCAACCAGAAACAGGCTATGTGGGAGCAACTTCTACACAAAGTCCAAACGGCGATATTTTATACGCTGGACCTGGATTTTAA